CTGGAtgttttcctcttcaccgTATCTCCCTTTTGTTGCTCTTCGCTGTGAACTCTCTCTCCGCGGTCGAGCCCACATCCCCTCAACTTTTCTCCATCGTCCACTCCTATCCTTTTCATCTTCATTACCAATCCTTCTCGCTCATCTTTATTCCTCTACCACTACATACCCCAGTCGTAAGCGACTCCCactctttcgctctcctctcaccagcgccgccgcattCGTTTCATTTCTTGTGTAACAGCAAGTACATCATTCTTAGAGCTGCCTATTCACGACCTACAAGAAAAACATCTCGACATCTCTTCTGCCAGTCACCCacccttcctctccacccacGCATATACGCGCGCTCTCCAAACCTTCAacgtgctgctctcctttttttgtgCGCCACCCCCCCTACACCCTTACAAAACACGCGCACTACCACGATGTCGGCCGCCTCTTCTCAACTCCCCGCTTCGCGCATCAAGAGCCGGGTGAAGGTGTACCGCCACGAGCCCTACGCGGCGAGCCTCATCACCCCAGCCTCTCCTGCTGAGGCACCTCTGGTGTGCTGTCACCAGCGTAGCCCGAAGTCGCCCGGCAGCTCTTACGCCACCTCATCGCCTGCTCGCTCTATCCTCGAGGCGGCACTGCCCAACGCACCGGCTGCCATGTACCCCTCTTACTATCCCACCGTCAGCTTCATCCATCCGACGCCGATGGCGCACcccgcgcacacgcccgtGTGGATCGCCTTCAAGTACGGCCGCAAACCCTTTATGACTACCTTCCAGGTGTCCATTGGCGAAATGGTCATTGTGGAAGGTGACCGCGGCATAGACCTTGGCATTGTCGATGATGTGTGCACAACGCCTCTTACTGACAACGTGTTGCATATTCTCCGTCGCGCTACTGGTGAGGATACGGCGCAGAATCACAGGCGCGCCGTGAAAGAACAGGAAGCGCTGCAGACGATGCGCTCGTTGGCGGTGAAGGTGCACTGCCCGACCCACGTGGAGGATGCTATGTTTCAGCTGGATGGCAAAAAGATCACCGTCATCATTTCCCGTACCTCGCGCACCTTTGTCGACTTCCGCCGTCTGCAGCGTGCCCTCTTTGATGTGTACCGCTGCCGAATCTGGTTTGCCTACCTCGACGAGATTCAAGAGACGATGAGCACCGACGTCACTCGGCCTCTGCGTCGCGGACAGCGTCGCTGCTTGTCCTCGAATGAGGTGGCTGCGAAGAAACTACTTACGACGACGTCGTGCACAGTCGTAG
This DNA window, taken from Leishmania panamensis strain MHOM/PA/94/PSC-1 chromosome 34 sequence, encodes the following:
- a CDS encoding hypothetical protein (TriTrypDB/GeneDB-style sysID: LpmP.34.4830) → MSAASSQLPASRIKSRVKVYRHEPYAASLITPASPAEAPLVCCHQRSPKSPGSSYATSSPARSILEAALPNAPAAMYPSYYPTVSFIHPTPMAHPAHTPVWIAFKYGRKPFMTTFQVSIGEMVIVEGDRGIDLGIVDDVCTTPLTDNVLHILRRATGEDTAQNHRRAVKEQEALQTMRSLAVKVHCPTHVEDAMFQLDGKKITVIISRTSRTFVDFRRLQRALFDVYRCRIWFAYLDEIQETMSTDVTRPLRRGQRRCLSSNEVAAKKLLTTTSCTVVA